A genome region from Hevea brasiliensis isolate MT/VB/25A 57/8 chromosome 9, ASM3005281v1, whole genome shotgun sequence includes the following:
- the LOC110644819 gene encoding GRF1-interacting factor 2 produces the protein MQQTPQPEMMNPSLNITTEQIQKYLDENKQLIMAILENQNMGKFAECASYQAQLQQNLMYLARIADAQPQGTPMPSQTSPQSTVQQEHYIQPSQVAMSQQPIYFTPKLPFQINDQQQLPLHLQQQHLTQRQMRETQHE, from the exons ATGCAACAGACACCACAGCCAGAGATGATGAACCCTTCACTCAACATTACAACTGAGCAGATTCAAAAG TACCTGGACGAGAATAAGCAGTTAATTATGGCTATACTGGAGAATCAAAATATGGGAAAGTTTGCTGAATGTGCTTC TTATCAAGCGCAGCTACAGCAGAACCTGATGTACCTAGCTAGAATAGCTGATGCCCAACCACAAGGGACACCAATGCCTTCACAG ACATCCCCTCAGTCCACAGTGCAACAAGAGCATTACATTCAACCATCTCAAGTTGCAATGTCTCAGCAACCAATATATTTCACTCCAAAACTACCTTTCCAGATTAATGATCAGCAGCAGCTGCCACTGCACCTCCAGCAGCAGCACCTCACCCAGCGGCAAATGAGAGAGACCCAGCatgaataa